The following coding sequences are from one Mycobacterium bourgelatii window:
- the pks2 gene encoding sulfolipid-1 biosynthesis phthioceranic/hydroxyphthioceranic acid synthase: MERAEYAVDRTPVTPVAIIGMACRLPGGIDSPERLWESVLRADDLITDIPADRWDAERYYDPEPGVAQRSVSRWGGFLDDIAGFDAEFFGITEREATAIDPQHRLLMQTSWEAVEHAGLAPTALAGSPTGVFVGLCHDDYAFVTGEAGARGDAYAVTGTAYSMASGRVAYSMGLRGPAMTVDTACSSSLLAVHLACRSLHDGESDLALAGGCTIMLEPDTHSSFSGRGMLSPTGRCRAFDAAADGFVRSEGCAVVLLKRLPDAMRDRDRVLAVLRGTATNQDGRTETIATPSVAAQVAAYRAALAAGDLDPDTVGMIEAHGTGTAVGDPIEFASLAQVYGANGNPCALSSVKSNFGHTEAAAGVVGVIKAVLSLRHGLVPAMLHHTRLPDELAAIDTKLFVPREVTPWSGGSAPRRAAVSSYGMSGTNVHAILEQAPAGAAHRPGSAAATGPLFFALSATSDEALRPTARRLADWLEQRDDPVHSWDLAYTLARRRDHRPVRTGVVAAGHDELIDRLREAADADITYPAAVGQDDRGPVWVFSGQGSQWAGMGADLLATEPVFAATVAAAEPLVAQASGFSVTEALTAPETVTGVDRVQPTLFVMQVALAATMKSHGIRPGAVVGHSLGEVAAAVVAGVLSLEDGVRVICCRSRLCTKIAGIGAMAAVELPAHQVREELARLGNTKDVTIAVVSSPQSTVIGGPTQTIRTLVAEWESRDVLAREVAVDVASHTAQVDLILNELGRALADLRPMRPEVPYYSATSFDPRDRPACDARYWSDNLRHTVYFAAAVRAALEDGHRVFAELSPHPLLTRAVEQTAASLDMTVVAAAAMRREQPLPHGLRGLLAELFSAGAAVDFAALYPAGELVDAPLPAWTNRRLLLKPDGHRPGVTVAAHPLLGAHVQLMEEPARHAWTAQVGTGAHPWLRDHQIHRVAALPGAAYCEMALTAAHAVLGERSEVRDVRFEEMLLLDDDTPLGVTATVRGNGLVASEASFEAETLRHDERARRATAVLSAAADDDRPPAHDIATTLANHPRRVDGDALRDWFNSRGVRFGPAFSGLVAANVSEGAIDAVLAEVVLPREIRTEQAGYHVHPALLDACFQSVAAHPAVYGVGYGGLLLPLSVRRLRTYASTLKARYCRTTVTACGTNVEADIDIMDEHGTVLLIVRGLLMGTGCSESADENRLLSERLLGVEWQRRELPEVTNPQGAWLLINVGSTDDPLADELTDALRRRGAQCLTTGWPSGELDTPGLSGVVVLTGPKRVDPADQHLLGSHYVQRLVRVARAVADLPGSTPRLYAITRDAQAVLADDIPNLEQGGVRGLLRVVGAEHPHLRATHIDIDEQTDAGQLARQLLSGSDEDETAWRDGLWFNARLCPAPLRPDDRRTAVVRHDRDGLRMQIRTRGDLETLELVAVERVSPGPGQIEVAVTASSVNFADALNAFGRYHSFGALPGLGTDFAGVVTAVGPDVTDLAVGDRVGGLSASGCWATFVICEADRAVKLPANLTEAQAAAVSTASATAWYALHELARIRAGDKALIHSATGGVGQAAIAIARAAGAEIFATAGSPDRREILRDMGITHIYDSRSGDFGDQIRHDTDGYGVDIVLNSLTGTAQRAGVDLLSFGGRFIEIGKRDIYDDTKLGLYPFRRNLAFYSLDLSLMSTTHPKKFRDLLATVYRHTAEGSLPVPQRTHYPLAEAATAIRVMTAAQHTGKLILDIPHAGSRSVAVPPEQVPAFRADGAYIVTGGLGGLGLFLAEKMALSNDGGAGRIVLNSRSTPNQKVLETIELIRSTGSDITVECGDIALPETAERLVTAATATGLQLRGVLHAAAVVEDATVANISAELVERDWAPKVQGAWNLHRATASAPLDWFCSFSSAAALLGSPGQGAYAAANSWLDAFTHWRRAHGLPATAIAWGAWADIGRGAGLAESDTTMITPDEGAHAFETLLRHNRAHSGYVPIVGSPWLTALAQRSTFADAFRSGSGLAGQKPSGRTKFRAELEELPLDEWPTRFRRLISDYVSLSLRRAVDPDRPLSQYGLDSLGNLELRTRIETETGVRVHSTDITTVRGLADHLYQALAPTENSPAPM; the protein is encoded by the coding sequence ATGGAAAGGGCCGAGTACGCCGTGGATCGGACACCCGTCACGCCGGTTGCCATCATCGGCATGGCGTGCCGGCTCCCCGGCGGCATCGATTCCCCGGAGCGGTTGTGGGAGTCCGTACTACGGGCCGACGACCTGATCACGGACATTCCGGCCGACCGCTGGGACGCCGAGAGGTACTACGACCCCGAGCCAGGTGTGGCGCAGCGATCGGTGTCGCGCTGGGGCGGGTTCCTCGACGACATCGCCGGATTCGACGCGGAGTTCTTCGGCATCACCGAGCGCGAGGCCACGGCGATCGACCCCCAGCACCGCCTGCTCATGCAGACATCGTGGGAGGCCGTCGAGCATGCCGGCCTGGCTCCGACCGCCTTGGCCGGCTCGCCGACGGGGGTGTTCGTCGGCCTATGTCACGACGACTACGCCTTCGTCACCGGCGAAGCTGGTGCCCGGGGCGACGCGTACGCGGTCACCGGGACCGCCTACAGCATGGCCTCCGGGCGGGTGGCCTACTCGATGGGGCTCCGCGGGCCGGCGATGACGGTGGACACCGCGTGTTCGTCGAGCCTGCTTGCGGTGCACCTGGCATGCCGCAGTTTGCACGACGGCGAGAGCGACCTCGCCTTGGCGGGCGGCTGCACGATCATGCTGGAACCCGACACGCACAGCTCCTTCTCCGGCCGCGGCATGCTGTCACCCACCGGGCGCTGCCGAGCTTTCGACGCCGCCGCCGACGGGTTTGTCCGTTCCGAGGGTTGCGCGGTGGTGCTGCTCAAGAGGCTGCCCGATGCGATGCGGGACCGCGACCGGGTGCTGGCGGTGCTGCGCGGCACGGCCACCAATCAGGACGGTCGCACCGAGACCATCGCGACACCGTCGGTTGCGGCACAGGTCGCGGCCTATCGTGCGGCGTTGGCGGCGGGCGATCTCGACCCCGACACCGTCGGCATGATCGAGGCGCACGGCACCGGCACCGCCGTCGGTGACCCGATCGAATTCGCGAGCCTGGCCCAGGTCTACGGCGCCAACGGAAACCCGTGCGCGCTGAGTTCGGTCAAGAGCAACTTCGGGCACACCGAAGCCGCCGCCGGCGTCGTCGGCGTCATCAAGGCCGTTCTTTCGCTGCGGCACGGCCTGGTGCCCGCGATGCTGCATCACACCCGGCTACCCGACGAACTCGCCGCCATCGACACCAAACTCTTTGTGCCACGGGAAGTCACACCCTGGTCCGGCGGCAGCGCGCCGCGGCGGGCCGCGGTGTCGTCGTACGGCATGTCGGGCACCAACGTGCACGCGATACTCGAGCAGGCGCCGGCTGGCGCCGCACACCGACCGGGCTCGGCGGCAGCGACCGGCCCGCTGTTCTTCGCGCTGTCCGCCACCTCAGACGAGGCGCTGCGACCAACGGCGCGACGCCTGGCCGACTGGCTCGAGCAGCGCGACGACCCGGTGCACAGCTGGGACCTGGCTTACACGCTGGCGCGCCGGCGTGACCACCGGCCGGTGCGCACCGGGGTGGTCGCCGCGGGCCATGACGAGTTAATCGACCGGTTGCGCGAGGCCGCCGACGCCGACATCACCTACCCGGCTGCCGTAGGCCAGGACGACCGCGGCCCGGTATGGGTGTTCTCCGGACAGGGGTCGCAATGGGCGGGCATGGGCGCGGACCTGTTGGCCACCGAACCGGTCTTCGCCGCGACCGTCGCCGCAGCTGAACCGCTCGTTGCCCAGGCATCCGGATTCTCGGTGACCGAAGCCTTGACGGCACCCGAAACCGTCACCGGTGTCGACCGGGTGCAGCCCACCCTGTTCGTCATGCAAGTCGCGCTGGCCGCGACCATGAAGTCCCACGGCATTCGCCCCGGCGCGGTCGTCGGCCACTCGCTCGGCGAGGTGGCGGCGGCCGTCGTGGCCGGCGTCCTTTCGCTGGAAGACGGCGTGCGGGTGATCTGTTGCCGCTCGCGGCTGTGCACCAAGATCGCCGGGATCGGGGCCATGGCGGCCGTCGAGCTGCCCGCCCACCAGGTACGCGAAGAGTTGGCGCGGCTTGGCAACACCAAGGACGTGACGATCGCCGTGGTGTCCTCGCCACAGTCCACCGTGATCGGCGGCCCCACCCAGACCATCCGGACCCTTGTTGCGGAGTGGGAAAGCCGCGATGTGCTGGCCCGTGAAGTCGCCGTCGACGTGGCATCGCACACCGCGCAGGTCGACCTGATCCTCAACGAACTCGGCCGGGCGCTGGCCGACCTGCGGCCGATGCGGCCCGAGGTCCCCTATTACTCGGCGACCTCATTCGACCCGCGCGACCGGCCGGCGTGCGATGCCCGCTATTGGTCGGACAACCTGCGTCACACCGTCTATTTCGCTGCGGCGGTGCGGGCCGCGCTCGAGGACGGCCATCGCGTGTTCGCGGAGTTGTCGCCGCATCCGCTGCTGACCAGGGCCGTCGAGCAGACCGCCGCAAGTCTCGACATGACGGTCGTCGCTGCCGCGGCGATGCGGCGTGAGCAGCCGTTGCCACACGGCTTGCGCGGACTGCTGGCCGAACTCTTCAGCGCCGGCGCCGCGGTGGACTTCGCCGCCCTCTACCCCGCCGGCGAGCTGGTGGACGCTCCACTGCCGGCCTGGACAAACCGCCGGCTGCTGCTGAAGCCTGACGGCCACCGTCCGGGGGTCACCGTCGCCGCGCATCCACTGTTGGGTGCGCACGTACAGCTCATGGAAGAACCGGCCCGGCATGCGTGGACGGCCCAGGTCGGCACCGGCGCGCACCCCTGGCTGCGCGACCACCAGATACATCGGGTGGCGGCGTTGCCGGGGGCCGCCTACTGCGAGATGGCGCTGACCGCCGCCCACGCCGTCCTCGGCGAGCGATCCGAGGTCCGCGACGTCCGCTTCGAGGAGATGTTGCTGCTCGACGACGACACCCCGCTGGGTGTTACGGCGACAGTGCGCGGAAATGGCCTTGTCGCGTCCGAGGCCTCATTCGAAGCCGAAACGCTGCGCCACGACGAACGGGCGCGACGGGCCACCGCTGTCCTCTCTGCGGCGGCCGATGACGATCGGCCGCCGGCGCACGACATCGCGACAACACTGGCGAACCATCCCCGCCGCGTTGACGGCGACGCGCTTCGGGACTGGTTCAACTCCCGTGGTGTCCGGTTCGGCCCTGCCTTCAGCGGCCTGGTCGCGGCCAACGTGTCGGAGGGCGCGATCGACGCGGTGCTGGCCGAGGTCGTCTTGCCTCGCGAGATCCGGACCGAACAGGCGGGGTACCACGTGCACCCCGCGCTGCTGGACGCGTGTTTCCAGTCGGTGGCGGCCCACCCCGCCGTATATGGGGTGGGCTATGGCGGGCTGCTGCTGCCGCTGAGCGTGCGCCGGTTGCGGACCTACGCGTCAACTCTGAAAGCCCGGTATTGCCGGACCACGGTGACGGCATGCGGGACGAACGTCGAGGCCGACATCGACATCATGGACGAGCACGGCACCGTGCTGCTGATCGTGCGGGGTCTGCTGATGGGTACCGGCTGCTCGGAAAGCGCCGACGAGAACCGCCTGCTGAGCGAACGGCTGCTGGGCGTCGAGTGGCAGCGCCGGGAGCTACCCGAGGTAACCAACCCGCAGGGTGCCTGGCTGCTGATCAACGTCGGCTCCACCGACGATCCGCTGGCCGACGAGTTGACGGACGCACTGCGGCGGCGGGGGGCGCAGTGCCTGACCACCGGCTGGCCCAGCGGTGAACTCGACACCCCCGGATTATCCGGTGTCGTCGTTCTCACCGGCCCGAAGCGTGTCGACCCGGCGGATCAGCACCTGCTGGGCAGCCACTATGTCCAGCGTCTGGTGCGGGTCGCTCGTGCGGTTGCGGACCTGCCGGGTAGCACTCCGCGCCTGTACGCGATAACCAGGGACGCCCAAGCGGTGTTGGCCGACGACATCCCCAATCTCGAGCAGGGCGGCGTACGCGGACTGCTGCGGGTGGTCGGCGCCGAGCACCCGCATCTGCGCGCCACTCACATCGACATCGACGAGCAGACCGACGCTGGGCAGTTGGCCCGCCAGTTGCTGAGCGGGTCGGACGAGGACGAAACCGCCTGGCGCGACGGCTTGTGGTTCAACGCCCGCCTGTGCCCGGCTCCCCTGCGTCCCGACGATCGGCGGACGGCCGTCGTTCGCCATGACCGAGACGGGTTGCGCATGCAGATTCGCACCCGCGGTGACCTGGAGACGCTGGAACTCGTTGCGGTCGAGCGGGTTTCGCCGGGACCCGGACAGATCGAAGTGGCGGTCACCGCGTCCAGCGTCAACTTCGCCGACGCACTCAACGCATTCGGCAGGTACCACAGCTTCGGAGCGCTACCGGGGCTCGGCACCGATTTCGCCGGAGTGGTCACCGCGGTCGGGCCCGACGTCACCGATCTCGCGGTCGGTGACCGCGTCGGAGGGTTGTCGGCGAGCGGCTGCTGGGCGACCTTTGTGATCTGCGAAGCGGACCGTGCCGTCAAGCTACCCGCCAACCTGACCGAGGCCCAGGCCGCCGCGGTGAGCACCGCGTCGGCCACCGCCTGGTACGCCCTGCACGAGCTGGCCCGGATCAGGGCGGGCGACAAGGCGCTGATCCACTCCGCCACCGGCGGGGTCGGCCAGGCGGCCATCGCCATCGCGCGCGCCGCAGGTGCCGAAATCTTCGCCACCGCCGGCAGCCCTGATCGGCGAGAAATCTTGCGCGACATGGGAATCACTCACATCTACGACTCCCGCAGCGGCGACTTCGGTGACCAGATCCGCCATGACACCGACGGATACGGCGTGGACATCGTGCTCAACTCGCTGACCGGTACGGCGCAGCGCGCGGGCGTAGACCTGCTCAGTTTCGGCGGTCGGTTCATCGAGATCGGCAAGCGCGACATCTACGACGACACCAAACTCGGCCTGTACCCCTTCCGGCGCAATCTCGCGTTCTACTCCCTCGACCTGTCGCTGATGTCGACCACCCATCCGAAAAAGTTCCGGGACCTGCTGGCCACCGTGTACCGCCACACTGCCGAGGGCTCGCTGCCGGTGCCGCAGCGCACGCACTATCCGCTTGCCGAGGCGGCGACCGCGATCCGGGTGATGACCGCTGCCCAGCACACCGGCAAGCTCATCCTCGACATCCCGCACGCCGGTAGCCGCAGCGTGGCTGTGCCGCCGGAACAGGTACCCGCCTTCCGTGCGGACGGGGCGTACATCGTCACCGGGGGACTGGGCGGTCTCGGACTGTTCCTCGCCGAGAAAATGGCTCTTTCCAACGACGGCGGCGCCGGCCGCATCGTCCTCAACTCCCGCTCCACCCCCAACCAAAAGGTGCTGGAGACAATAGAACTCATCCGCTCCACCGGTTCCGACATCACCGTGGAGTGCGGCGACATCGCACTCCCCGAAACGGCCGAACGGTTGGTAACGGCAGCGACCGCCACCGGACTGCAGTTGCGTGGTGTGCTGCACGCGGCCGCCGTCGTCGAAGACGCGACCGTGGCCAACATTTCCGCCGAATTGGTCGAGCGCGACTGGGCACCAAAGGTGCAGGGCGCGTGGAATCTGCATCGAGCCACCGCATCGGCGCCGTTGGACTGGTTCTGCTCGTTCTCTTCGGCGGCGGCCCTGCTGGGCTCGCCCGGCCAGGGCGCCTACGCCGCCGCCAACAGTTGGCTGGACGCCTTCACCCACTGGCGACGGGCACACGGCCTTCCGGCCACGGCGATCGCCTGGGGCGCTTGGGCCGATATCGGCCGCGGCGCGGGTCTGGCAGAGAGCGACACCACCATGATCACTCCCGACGAGGGCGCTCATGCCTTCGAAACCCTGTTGCGCCACAACCGCGCTCACAGCGGGTACGTCCCGATCGTCGGCTCGCCCTGGCTGACCGCACTCGCGCAACGCAGCACTTTCGCCGATGCCTTCCGCTCCGGGTCGGGTTTGGCGGGCCAAAAGCCCTCCGGCCGTACCAAATTCCGTGCCGAACTCGAGGAACTCCCGCTCGACGAATGGCCCACCCGGTTCCGGCGGCTGATCTCTGACTACGTCAGCCTGAGCTTGCGACGCGCGGTCGACCCGGACCGCCCGTTGTCCCAATACGGCCTCGACTCGCTGGGCAACCTCGAATTGCGCACCCGTATCGAGACCGAAACGGGGGTGCGCGTGCACTCGACCGACATCACCACGGTCCGCGGTTTGGCCGACCACCTCTACCAGGCGCTTGCACCTACCGAAAACTCTCCCGCGCCAATGTAA
- a CDS encoding AMP-binding protein, with translation MVSSSIPAVLRERASLNPNDIAITYVDYEQDWDGVAESVTWSQLYRRVINAAEQIRLTGAVGDRAVILAPQGLEYIVGFLAAMQAGLIAVPLSVPYGGAHDERTISVLADTSPTVLLTTSAVIDNVAPYAQPQSGQGAPALIEIDLLDLESRQRPGPGSRGPGKDAPEIQYLQYTSGSTRTPAGVGITNKNVFANFTQMIADFFRVEGGVVPPDLTIVSWLPLYHDMGLLLGSIMPILVGVPTVLTSPVGFLQRPARWMHLMANKPCVVSGGPNFAFELAVRKTSDDDMEGYDLSGVHSVLNGSERVQPATLKRFTDRFARHNFPAEALLPAYGMAEATVYIASRKVGEAPKVEYFESEKLPAGQAIRSTNGSGTPLVSYGKAETMLVRIVDPDTKIECPEGTVGEIWVQGDNIASCYWQKSEESENTFGAKIVNPAEGTPEGPWLRTGDSGFRSEGELYIIGRIKDLLIIYGRNHSPDDIEATIQEITAGRCVAIGVPDGGVEKLVAIVEVRKRPDSDDALDRLRLIKQDVNAAIYKSHGLSVADLVLVSPGSIPITTSGKVRRAQCVELYRQREFTRLDV, from the coding sequence GTGGTCAGCTCCTCCATTCCCGCTGTGCTGCGCGAACGCGCCAGCCTGAACCCCAACGACATAGCCATCACGTACGTCGATTACGAGCAGGATTGGGACGGCGTTGCCGAGTCGGTGACGTGGTCGCAGCTGTATCGGCGGGTGATCAATGCCGCTGAACAGATCAGGCTCACCGGGGCGGTCGGCGATCGGGCGGTCATCCTGGCTCCGCAGGGCCTGGAGTACATCGTCGGGTTTCTCGCGGCAATGCAGGCCGGACTCATCGCCGTCCCGCTGTCGGTTCCATATGGCGGCGCCCACGACGAGCGGACGATTTCGGTGCTGGCCGACACGTCGCCCACCGTCCTGCTCACCACGTCCGCCGTCATCGACAACGTCGCCCCGTACGCACAGCCGCAGTCCGGGCAAGGCGCGCCGGCTCTGATTGAGATTGATTTGCTGGATCTGGAATCTCGGCAACGGCCCGGCCCCGGGTCGCGTGGGCCCGGCAAGGATGCGCCGGAGATTCAGTACCTGCAATACACGTCGGGATCCACTCGCACGCCGGCCGGGGTGGGGATCACCAACAAGAACGTCTTCGCCAACTTCACCCAGATGATCGCCGACTTCTTTCGTGTCGAGGGCGGGGTCGTCCCACCCGACCTGACCATCGTGTCTTGGCTACCGCTCTATCACGACATGGGTCTGTTGCTGGGCTCCATCATGCCGATCCTCGTCGGCGTGCCCACCGTGCTCACCAGTCCGGTGGGCTTCCTGCAGCGTCCGGCCCGGTGGATGCACTTGATGGCCAACAAGCCGTGCGTGGTGTCCGGCGGACCGAACTTCGCCTTCGAACTGGCGGTGCGCAAGACGTCCGATGACGACATGGAGGGTTACGACCTCAGCGGGGTGCACAGCGTGCTCAACGGCAGTGAGCGGGTGCAGCCCGCTACCCTCAAGCGCTTCACCGACCGGTTCGCCCGCCACAACTTCCCTGCCGAGGCGCTGCTGCCCGCGTACGGCATGGCCGAGGCCACCGTGTACATCGCCTCCCGCAAGGTGGGGGAGGCACCCAAGGTCGAGTACTTCGAATCGGAGAAACTGCCTGCCGGGCAAGCGATCCGGAGCACGAATGGTAGCGGCACCCCGCTGGTCAGCTACGGCAAGGCGGAGACGATGCTGGTGCGCATCGTGGATCCGGACACCAAGATCGAATGCCCGGAGGGCACCGTCGGTGAGATCTGGGTGCAGGGCGACAACATCGCCTCCTGCTACTGGCAGAAGTCCGAGGAGAGCGAAAACACCTTCGGCGCAAAGATTGTCAATCCCGCGGAGGGCACTCCGGAGGGCCCCTGGCTGCGGACCGGAGATTCTGGCTTCCGCTCCGAAGGGGAGCTGTACATCATCGGGCGCATCAAGGACCTGCTGATCATCTACGGGCGCAACCACTCTCCCGACGACATCGAGGCAACGATCCAGGAGATCACCGCGGGCCGCTGCGTGGCGATCGGCGTTCCCGACGGTGGCGTCGAGAAGCTCGTCGCGATTGTCGAAGTCAGAAAGCGTCCCGACTCCGACGATGCGCTGGACCGGTTGCGCCTGATCAAGCAGGACGTCAACGCCGCCATCTACAAGTCACACGGTCTGAGCGTGGCCGATCTGGTGCTGGTATCGCCCGGTTCGATTCCCATCACCACCAGCGGCAAGGTCAGGCGGGCTCAGTGCGTCGAGCTCTACCGGCAACGTGAGTTCACCCGCTTGGACGTGTGA
- a CDS encoding carboxymuconolactone decarboxylase family protein, with protein sequence MSDPTPEPPRVPLLPIDEAKAAADEAGVPDYMAELSIFQVLLNHPHLARTFNDMLATMLWHGALDSRLRELVIMRIGWLTDSDYEWTQHWRVASRLGVSAEDLLGVRDWQRHNGFGPVERAVLAATDDVVRDGSIGPESWAACERELGGDATVLIELTTAISAWRMVASILHSLKVPLEEGVASWPPDGQGPQCP encoded by the coding sequence ATGAGTGACCCCACGCCAGAACCACCTCGCGTGCCCCTACTGCCGATTGACGAGGCCAAGGCCGCCGCCGACGAAGCGGGTGTGCCCGACTACATGGCCGAGTTGAGCATCTTCCAGGTGCTGCTGAACCATCCACATCTGGCGCGGACCTTCAACGACATGCTGGCCACCATGCTGTGGCACGGGGCGCTGGATTCGCGGTTGCGCGAACTTGTGATCATGAGGATCGGCTGGCTCACCGACTCCGACTACGAATGGACCCAACACTGGCGCGTCGCGTCCCGATTGGGGGTGTCGGCCGAGGATCTGCTCGGTGTGCGGGACTGGCAGCGCCACAACGGGTTTGGTCCGGTGGAGCGGGCGGTGCTGGCCGCCACCGACGACGTGGTGCGCGACGGGTCGATCGGACCCGAGAGCTGGGCCGCGTGCGAACGCGAATTGGGCGGCGACGCAACGGTTCTCATCGAACTGACGACCGCCATCAGCGCGTGGCGGATGGTCGCGTCGATCCTGCACAGCCTCAAGGTCCCGTTGGAAGAGGGGGTGGCCAGTTGGCCCCCGGACGGACAGGGCCCGCAGTGCCCATAG
- a CDS encoding NAD(P)H-dependent flavin oxidoreductase: protein MRTRVAEMLGVEFPICAFSHCRDVVAAVTNAGGFGVLGAVAHSPKRLESELTWIEEQTGGKPYGVDLLLPPKYVGAEKGGIDSQQVEELLPQEHRAFVDDLLARYGVAAQPEDRRTLAPGGLNISPKGYEPLLDVAFAHNIRLIASALGPPPQDLVDRAHGQDVLVAALAGTTRHAQRHAAAGVDLIVAQGTEAGGHTGEVSTMVLVPEVVDAVAPTPVLAAGGIARGRQIAASLALGAEGVWCGSVWLTTEEAETPPVVKDKFLAASSSDTVRSRSLTGKPARMLRTAWTDEWERPDTPAPLGMPLQNALINEPQLRINQAAVQSDAKARELATYFVGQVVGSLDRVRTTRSVVLEMVEEFIDTIGKLEGLVE from the coding sequence ATGCGGACCAGAGTCGCCGAAATGCTTGGTGTCGAGTTCCCTATCTGCGCCTTCAGCCACTGCCGCGACGTGGTCGCGGCAGTGACCAACGCCGGAGGTTTCGGCGTCCTTGGCGCCGTCGCGCACAGCCCCAAGCGGCTGGAGAGCGAGTTGACCTGGATCGAGGAGCAGACCGGCGGCAAACCGTACGGGGTCGACCTGCTGTTGCCGCCCAAGTACGTCGGCGCGGAAAAGGGCGGCATCGACTCCCAGCAGGTCGAGGAGCTACTGCCGCAGGAGCACCGCGCGTTCGTCGACGACCTCCTGGCCCGCTACGGCGTGGCAGCCCAGCCCGAAGACCGTCGAACGCTGGCCCCCGGTGGGCTCAACATCTCGCCTAAGGGCTACGAACCGCTGCTGGACGTGGCTTTCGCCCACAACATCCGGCTCATCGCCAGCGCGCTCGGGCCGCCGCCGCAGGACCTCGTCGACCGCGCCCACGGTCAGGACGTCCTGGTGGCCGCCTTGGCGGGCACGACGCGGCATGCGCAACGCCACGCGGCCGCGGGCGTGGACCTGATCGTCGCGCAGGGCACCGAGGCCGGCGGCCACACCGGCGAGGTGTCCACGATGGTGCTCGTGCCGGAGGTGGTCGATGCGGTCGCGCCCACGCCGGTACTGGCCGCGGGCGGGATCGCCCGGGGTCGTCAGATCGCCGCGTCCCTGGCGCTGGGCGCCGAGGGGGTGTGGTGCGGGTCGGTGTGGCTGACCACCGAAGAAGCCGAAACGCCTCCTGTCGTCAAGGACAAATTCCTGGCAGCCAGCTCGTCGGACACGGTGCGGTCGCGGTCGTTGACGGGTAAGCCGGCGCGCATGTTGCGCACGGCGTGGACCGACGAGTGGGAGCGTCCCGACACGCCCGCCCCGCTCGGCATGCCCCTGCAGAACGCGTTGATCAACGAGCCGCAACTGCGGATCAACCAGGCGGCCGTACAGTCGGATGCCAAGGCTCGGGAGCTGGCGACCTACTTCGTCGGGCAGGTGGTCGGGTCGCTCGACCGGGTGCGGACCACCCGCTCGGTCGTGCTCGAGATGGTCGAAGAATTCATCGACACCATCGGAAAACTCGAGGGTCTGGTCGAATAA
- a CDS encoding Rv1535 family protein produces the protein MTAALYNEVGTVTAAPTLHVVREDSMQPMQAVAPKKAARRVDTQPFGGGDPLVDGAARLLCVPLRHVYAALWRIGVLEVQS, from the coding sequence ATGACCGCTGCTCTCTACAACGAAGTTGGCACCGTAACCGCCGCACCGACGTTGCACGTCGTGCGCGAAGACTCCATGCAGCCGATGCAGGCCGTCGCTCCGAAGAAGGCGGCGCGCCGGGTCGACACCCAGCCGTTCGGCGGTGGGGACCCGCTGGTGGATGGGGCCGCGCGCCTGCTGTGCGTTCCGCTGCGGCACGTGTACGCCGCGCTGTGGCGCATCGGTGTGCTCGAAGTTCAGTCCTGA